A part of Periophthalmus magnuspinnatus isolate fPerMag1 chromosome 14, fPerMag1.2.pri, whole genome shotgun sequence genomic DNA contains:
- the LOC117381513 gene encoding uncharacterized protein LOC117381513: MTRVFNKNISAPSDCLCSTRHLHPTPPPDTRHLHQTPPPDTSTRHLHLHQTPPPDTSTRHLHPTPPPDTSTRHQTPPPDTSTRHLHQTPPPDTSTRHLHQTPPPDTRHQTPPPPPDTSTRHLHPTPPPDTYTRHLHPTPPPDTSTRHLHLHPTPPPDTSTRHQTPPPDTSTRHLHLHQTPPPDTSTRHLHPTPPPDTSTRHQTPPPDTSTRHLHQTPPPDTSTRHLHQTPPPDTRHQTPPPPPDTSTRHLHPTPPPDTSTRHLHPTPPPDTSTRHLHQTPPPDTSTYTRHLHQTPPPDTRHLHPTPPPDTSTRHLHQTPDTSTRHLHPTPPPDTSTRHLHLHPTPPPDTSTRHLHLHPTPPPDTSTRHLHQTPPPDTSITL, encoded by the coding sequence ATGACCCGTGtatttaataaaaacatctctgctccgtctgactgTCTCTGCTCCACCCGACACCTCCACCCGACACCTCCACCCGACACCAGACACCTCCACCAGACACCTCCACCCGACACCTCcaccagacacctccacctccaccagacACCTCCACCAGACACCTCCACCCGACACCTCCACCCGACACCTCCACCAGACACCTCCACCAGACACCAGACACCTCCACCCGACACCTCCACCCGACACCTCCACCAGACACCTCCACCCGACACCTCCACCAGACACCTCCACCAGACACCTCCACCAGACACCAGGcaccagacacctccacctccacccgaCACCTCCACCCGACACCTCCACCCGACACCTCCACCAGACACCTACACCCGACACCTCCACCCGACACCTCCACCAGACACCTCcaccagacacctccacctaCACCCGACACCTCCACCAGACACCTCCACCAGACACCAGACACCTCCACCCGACACCTCcaccagacacctccacctccaccagacACCTCCACCAGACACCTCCACCCGACACCTCCACCCGACACCTCCACCAGACACCTCCACCAGACACCAGACACCTCCACCCGACACCTCCACCCGACACCTCCACCAGACACCTCCACCCGACACCTCCACCAGACACCTCCACCAGACACCTCCACCAGACACCAGGcaccagacacctccacctccacccgaCACCTCCACCCGACACCTCCACCCGACACCTCCACCCGACACCTCCACCAGACACCTACACCCGACACCTCCACCCGACACCTCCACCCGACACCTCCACCAGACACCTCcaccagacacctccacctaCACCCGACACCTCCACCAGACACCTCCACCAGACACCAGACACCTCCACCCGACACCTCCACCCGACACCTCCACCAGACACCTCCACCAGACACCAGACACCTCCACCCGACACCTCCACCCGACACCTCCACCAGACACCTCcaccagacacctccacctccacccgaCACCTCCACCCGACACCTCcaccagacacctccacctaCACCCGACACCTCCACCAGACACCTCCACCAGACACCTCCACCAGACACCTCCACCAGACACCTCCATCACACTGTAA